One part of the Ralstonia pickettii genome encodes these proteins:
- the folP gene encoding dihydropteroate synthase, which yields MPTTTHFQCGRFRYPRDRRPLIMGILNVTPDSFSDGGQHATRDAALRHAEQLIAEGVDMIDIGGESSRPGAEPLSLQAELDRVMPIVEALRECGKPLSIDTYKPEVMRATLDAGADLINDIWGFRRPGAIEVVAKGNAGLCVMHMQRDPETMQEAPSYVDLMGEVEAFLCTQTEALMAAGVAAERVSLDPGFGFGKTPDHNLTMLNRLAEFQRIGLPLLAGLSRKSTLGAVLGGKPPAERVTVSVAAALLAAERGAFIVRVHDVQPTVEAIQLWWAMRHERVNPPMA from the coding sequence ATTCCCACCACAACGCACTTCCAGTGCGGACGCTTCCGTTACCCACGTGATCGCCGTCCCCTCATCATGGGCATTCTCAACGTCACGCCCGATTCGTTCTCCGATGGCGGGCAGCACGCCACGCGTGATGCAGCGTTGCGCCACGCCGAGCAGCTGATCGCCGAAGGCGTCGATATGATCGACATCGGTGGAGAGTCGAGCCGGCCGGGCGCCGAGCCGTTGAGCCTGCAAGCCGAATTGGACCGCGTGATGCCTATCGTCGAGGCGCTACGCGAATGCGGCAAGCCGCTGTCGATCGATACCTACAAGCCCGAGGTGATGCGGGCCACGCTGGATGCGGGCGCCGATCTGATCAACGATATCTGGGGCTTTCGCCGGCCCGGCGCGATCGAGGTGGTGGCAAAGGGCAACGCGGGCCTGTGTGTCATGCATATGCAGCGCGATCCCGAAACGATGCAGGAAGCGCCCAGCTATGTAGACCTGATGGGCGAGGTGGAGGCCTTCCTGTGCACGCAGACGGAGGCGCTGATGGCTGCCGGCGTGGCGGCCGAGCGTGTCTCCCTTGATCCGGGGTTTGGTTTTGGCAAGACGCCGGATCACAACCTCACCATGCTCAATCGCTTGGCGGAGTTTCAGCGCATCGGTTTGCCGTTGCTCGCCGGTTTGTCGCGCAAGTCGACGCTTGGCGCGGTGTTGGGCGGCAAACCGCCAGCCGAACGTGTGACCGTCAGTGTGGCGGCAGCGCTACTGGCGGCGGAGCGGGGCGCGTTCATCGTGCGTGTGCACGACGTGCAGCCGACCGTGGAGGCAATTCAACTCTGGTGGGCCATGCGTCATGAACGCGTAAATCCGCCAATGGCTTGA
- the ftsH gene encoding ATP-dependent zinc metalloprotease FtsH, translated as MNNNWFQKAAIWLVIALVLFTVFKQFDKPRAQEGVTYSQFMDDAKAGKVKRVEVQGRTLLVTPNEGNKYSIISPGDIWMVGDLMKYGVQVTGKAEEEQGVLLTALYYLGPTLLIIVFWFYMMRQMQGGGKGGAFSFGKSRARLIDENNNSVTFADVAGCDESKEEVVELVDFLKDPQKFQKLGGRIPRGVLLVGPPGTGKTLLARAIAGEAKVPFFSISGSDFVEMFVGVGAARVRDMFENAKKQAPCIVFIDEIDAVGRHRGAGMGGGNDEREQTLNQMLVEMDGFEANSGVIVIAATNRADVLDKALLRPGRFDRQVYVGLPDIRGREQILKVHMRKVPIGNDVDASVLARGTPGFSGADLANLVNEAALFAARRNKRVVDMQDFEDAKDKIYMGPERKSAVIREEERRATAYHESGHAVVAKLLPKADPVHKVTIMPRGWAGGLTWQLPEHDKHYAYKDTMLEEVAILFGGRAAEEVFLGAMSTGASNDFERATKMARDMVTRYGMSDALGTMVYVDTEQDGFFGRMASKTVSEATQQKVDSEIRRIVDEQYALAKGLLEANRDKVEAMTAALLEWETIDADQVNDIMDGKPPRPPRYGSTGGGSTPPGGGTPAGVNPGNVPATA; from the coding sequence TTGAATAACAACTGGTTTCAGAAGGCGGCCATCTGGCTGGTGATTGCCTTGGTGCTGTTCACCGTCTTCAAGCAGTTCGACAAGCCCCGCGCCCAAGAAGGTGTGACGTACTCGCAATTCATGGACGATGCAAAGGCCGGCAAGGTCAAGCGCGTCGAGGTCCAGGGCCGTACGTTGTTGGTCACACCGAACGAGGGCAACAAGTATTCGATCATCTCGCCGGGCGACATCTGGATGGTCGGCGACCTGATGAAGTACGGCGTGCAGGTGACCGGCAAGGCGGAAGAGGAGCAAGGTGTGCTCCTTACCGCGCTTTACTACCTCGGCCCGACGCTGCTGATCATCGTGTTCTGGTTCTACATGATGCGGCAGATGCAGGGCGGCGGGAAAGGCGGTGCCTTCTCGTTCGGCAAGTCCAGGGCACGGTTGATCGACGAGAACAACAACAGCGTCACGTTTGCTGACGTGGCGGGCTGCGATGAATCGAAGGAAGAAGTCGTCGAACTGGTTGACTTCCTGAAAGATCCGCAGAAATTCCAGAAGCTGGGCGGGCGTATCCCGCGCGGCGTGCTGCTCGTGGGGCCTCCGGGTACCGGCAAGACGCTGCTGGCGCGCGCCATTGCCGGCGAGGCCAAGGTGCCGTTCTTTAGTATTTCCGGTTCGGACTTCGTTGAAATGTTCGTTGGCGTGGGCGCAGCCCGCGTGCGCGACATGTTTGAAAACGCCAAGAAGCAGGCGCCCTGTATCGTGTTCATCGATGAGATCGATGCGGTTGGCCGCCATCGTGGCGCCGGCATGGGCGGCGGCAACGACGAGCGCGAGCAGACCCTGAACCAGATGCTGGTCGAGATGGACGGCTTCGAGGCCAACTCGGGCGTCATCGTGATCGCGGCAACCAACCGTGCAGACGTGCTCGACAAAGCGCTGCTGCGTCCTGGCCGCTTCGACCGTCAGGTCTACGTGGGTCTGCCGGATATCCGTGGTCGCGAGCAGATTCTCAAGGTGCACATGCGCAAGGTGCCGATCGGCAACGACGTCGATGCATCGGTGCTTGCGCGTGGCACGCCGGGCTTCTCGGGTGCCGATCTCGCCAACCTGGTCAACGAAGCTGCGCTGTTTGCTGCACGCCGCAACAAGCGCGTGGTGGATATGCAAGACTTCGAAGACGCGAAGGACAAGATCTACATGGGTCCGGAGCGCAAGTCGGCCGTGATCCGCGAAGAGGAGCGCCGCGCTACGGCGTACCACGAGTCGGGCCATGCGGTGGTGGCGAAGCTGCTACCGAAGGCTGATCCGGTGCACAAGGTCACGATCATGCCGCGCGGCTGGGCTGGCGGTCTGACCTGGCAGCTGCCGGAGCACGACAAGCACTACGCCTACAAGGACACGATGCTCGAAGAGGTCGCGATCCTGTTTGGTGGCCGTGCCGCAGAAGAGGTGTTCCTGGGTGCGATGAGTACCGGTGCCTCTAACGACTTCGAGCGCGCCACCAAGATGGCCCGCGATATGGTGACGCGCTATGGCATGAGCGACGCGCTTGGCACCATGGTTTACGTCGATACGGAACAGGATGGCTTCTTCGGTCGCATGGCATCGAAGACGGTGTCCGAGGCGACGCAGCAGAAGGTGGATTCGGAAATCCGCCGCATCGTGGACGAGCAGTACGCCCTGGCCAAGGGGCTGCTGGAAGCGAATCGCGATAAGGTGGAAGCCATGACTGCGGCGCTGCTCGAGTGGGAAACCATCGACGCCGATCAGGTCAATGACATCATGGACGGCAAGCCGCCGCGCCCGCCGCGCTACGGCTCGACCGGCGGTGGCAGCACCCCGCCGGGTGGAGGCACGCCGGCTGGGGTGAACCCGGGCAACGTGCCTGCCACGGCCTGA
- the carB gene encoding carbamoyl-phosphate synthase large subunit, with amino-acid sequence MPKRTDIKTILIIGAGPIIIGQACEFDYSGAQACKALREEGFKVVLVNSNPATIMTDPNTADVTYIEPITWEVVERIIAKERPDAILPTMGGQTALNCALDLHRHGVLKKYNVELIGASPEAIDKAEDRQKFKDAMTKIGLGSAKSGIAHSMDEAVAVQSQIAKETGTSGYPIVIRPSFTLGGTGGGIAYNREEFEEICKRGLDLSPTNELLIEESLLGWKEYEMEVVRDRADNCIIVCSIENLDPMGIHTGDSITVAPAQTLTDKEYQILRNASLAVLREIGVDTGGSNVQFSINPKDGRMIVIEMNPRVSRSSALASKATGFPIAKVAAKLAVGYTLDELKNEITGGATPASFEPSIDYVVTKVPRFAFEKFPQADSHLTTQMKSVGEVMAMGRTFQESFQKALRGLEVGVDGLDEKSTDRDEIIEEIGEAGPDRIWYLGDAFRLGLSIDEVYAETSVDPWFLAQIEDIVKTEALVKSRTLESLSAAELRLLKQKGFSDRRLAKLTKTTAKAVREKRIAEKVRPVYKRVDTCAAEFATNTAYLYSTYEAEHGECEAEPTGNKKIMVLGGGPNRIGQGIEFDYCCVHAALALREDGYETIMVNCNPETVSTDYDTSDRLYFEPVTLEDVLEIVDKEKPVGVIVQYGGQTPLKLALDLEANGVPIIGTSPDMIDAAEDRERFQKLLHSLGLRQPPNRTARAEDEALKLAEEIGYPLVVRPSYVLGGRAMEIVHEPRDLERYMREAVKVSNDSPVLLDRFLNDAIECDVDCLSDGKRVFIGGVMEHIEQAGVHSGDSACSLPPYSLSQATVDELKRQTAAMAKALNVVGLMNVQFAIQQKGGEDIVYVLEVNPRASRTVPYVSKATGVPLAKVAARCMAGQSLESQGVETEVVPAYYSVKEAVFPFNKFPGVDPVLGPEMRSTGEVMGVGKTFGEALFKSQLAAGSRLPEKGTVLMTVKDSDKPQAVEVARALHTLGYPIVATRGTASAIEAAGIPVRVVNKVKDGRPHIVDMIKNSEIALVFTTVDETRAAIADSRSIRQAALAQRVTYYTTIAGARAAVEGLKHMQHLDVYDLQGLHATL; translated from the coding sequence ATGCCAAAACGTACAGATATCAAAACCATCCTGATCATCGGCGCGGGTCCGATCATCATCGGCCAGGCGTGTGAATTCGATTACTCCGGCGCGCAGGCTTGCAAGGCGCTCCGTGAAGAAGGCTTCAAGGTGGTCCTGGTCAACAGCAACCCGGCCACGATCATGACCGACCCCAACACGGCCGACGTGACCTACATCGAGCCGATCACCTGGGAAGTCGTCGAGCGCATCATCGCCAAGGAGCGCCCCGACGCGATCCTGCCGACGATGGGCGGCCAGACCGCGCTGAACTGCGCGCTGGACCTGCATCGCCACGGCGTGCTGAAGAAGTACAACGTCGAGCTGATCGGCGCATCGCCCGAGGCCATCGACAAGGCCGAAGACCGCCAGAAGTTCAAGGACGCGATGACCAAGATCGGTCTCGGGTCGGCCAAGTCGGGCATCGCACATTCGATGGACGAAGCCGTGGCCGTGCAGTCGCAGATCGCCAAGGAAACCGGCACGAGCGGCTACCCGATCGTGATCCGTCCGTCGTTCACGCTGGGCGGCACGGGCGGCGGCATCGCCTACAACCGCGAAGAATTCGAAGAGATCTGCAAGCGCGGTCTCGACCTCTCGCCGACCAACGAGCTGCTGATCGAAGAGTCGCTGCTCGGCTGGAAGGAATACGAGATGGAAGTCGTGCGCGACAGGGCCGACAACTGCATCATCGTCTGCTCGATCGAAAACCTGGATCCGATGGGCATCCACACCGGTGACTCCATCACCGTGGCGCCGGCACAGACGCTGACCGACAAGGAATACCAGATCCTGCGTAACGCCTCGCTGGCCGTGCTGCGCGAGATCGGCGTGGATACCGGCGGCTCAAACGTGCAGTTCTCGATCAATCCGAAGGATGGCCGGATGATCGTGATCGAGATGAACCCGCGTGTGTCGCGATCGTCGGCACTGGCCTCGAAGGCCACCGGTTTCCCGATCGCCAAGGTCGCTGCCAAGCTGGCCGTCGGTTACACGCTGGACGAGCTGAAGAACGAGATCACCGGTGGCGCGACGCCGGCGTCGTTCGAGCCGTCGATCGACTACGTGGTCACCAAGGTGCCGCGCTTTGCGTTCGAGAAATTCCCGCAGGCCGACAGCCACCTGACCACGCAGATGAAGTCGGTCGGCGAGGTGATGGCCATGGGCCGGACGTTCCAGGAGTCGTTCCAGAAGGCGCTGCGGGGCCTGGAAGTCGGCGTGGACGGCCTGGACGAAAAGTCCACCGACCGCGACGAGATCATCGAAGAGATCGGCGAAGCCGGTCCGGATCGGATCTGGTATCTGGGCGACGCATTCCGCCTCGGCCTGTCGATCGACGAGGTTTATGCCGAGACGTCCGTGGATCCGTGGTTCCTGGCGCAGATCGAAGACATCGTCAAGACGGAAGCATTGGTGAAGTCCCGCACCCTGGAAAGCCTCTCGGCTGCCGAGCTGCGTCTGCTCAAGCAGAAGGGTTTCTCCGACCGCCGCCTTGCCAAGCTGACCAAGACGACAGCCAAGGCCGTGCGCGAAAAGCGTATCGCCGAGAAGGTGCGGCCGGTCTACAAGCGCGTCGACACCTGCGCCGCCGAATTCGCGACCAACACGGCCTACCTGTACTCGACGTACGAAGCCGAGCATGGCGAGTGCGAAGCCGAGCCGACGGGCAACAAGAAGATCATGGTCCTGGGCGGTGGCCCGAACCGGATCGGCCAAGGTATCGAGTTCGACTACTGCTGCGTGCACGCCGCGCTGGCACTGCGCGAGGACGGGTACGAGACCATCATGGTCAACTGCAACCCGGAGACCGTCTCGACCGACTACGACACGTCCGATCGCCTGTACTTCGAGCCGGTGACGCTGGAAGACGTGCTGGAAATCGTCGACAAGGAAAAACCGGTTGGCGTGATCGTGCAATACGGCGGCCAGACACCGCTGAAGCTCGCGCTGGACCTGGAAGCCAACGGCGTGCCCATCATCGGCACGTCGCCGGACATGATCGACGCCGCCGAAGACCGTGAACGCTTCCAGAAGCTGCTGCACTCGCTGGGCCTGCGCCAGCCGCCCAACCGCACCGCGCGTGCTGAAGACGAAGCGCTCAAGCTGGCCGAAGAAATCGGTTACCCGCTGGTGGTGCGTCCGTCGTATGTGCTGGGCGGCCGCGCGATGGAAATCGTGCATGAGCCGCGCGATCTCGAGCGCTATATGCGCGAGGCCGTGAAGGTGTCGAACGACAGCCCCGTGCTGCTCGACCGCTTCCTGAACGACGCGATCGAATGCGACGTGGATTGCCTGTCCGACGGCAAGCGCGTGTTCATCGGCGGCGTGATGGAGCACATCGAGCAGGCTGGCGTGCACTCGGGCGACTCGGCTTGCTCGCTGCCGCCGTATTCGCTGTCGCAGGCGACCGTCGACGAACTGAAGCGCCAGACCGCCGCGATGGCCAAGGCGCTGAACGTGGTCGGTCTGATGAACGTGCAGTTCGCCATTCAGCAGAAGGGCGGCGAAGACATCGTCTACGTCCTGGAAGTGAACCCGCGTGCTTCGCGTACGGTGCCGTACGTGTCGAAGGCGACCGGTGTGCCGCTGGCCAAGGTTGCCGCTCGCTGCATGGCGGGTCAGTCGCTGGAGTCGCAAGGCGTCGAGACAGAAGTCGTGCCGGCGTACTACAGCGTCAAGGAAGCAGTGTTCCCGTTCAACAAGTTCCCGGGCGTCGATCCGGTGCTCGGACCGGAAATGCGCTCGACTGGCGAAGTCATGGGCGTCGGCAAGACGTTTGGCGAAGCGCTCTTCAAGAGCCAGCTCGCCGCCGGTTCGCGCCTGCCCGAGAAGGGCACCGTGCTGATGACCGTCAAGGACAGCGACAAGCCGCAAGCCGTGGAAGTCGCCCGCGCGCTGCATACGTTGGGCTACCCGATCGTGGCGACGCGTGGCACGGCTTCTGCCATTGAAGCTGCCGGCATTCCGGTGCGCGTAGTCAACAAGGTGAAGGACGGCCGTCCGCACATTGTCGACATGATCAAGAACAGCGAGATCGCGCTCGTCTTCACGACTGTCGATGAGACGCGTGCAGCAATCGCTGACTCGCGCTCGATCCGGCAGGCAGCATTGGCGCAGCGCGTCACGTACTACACGACCATCGCCGGTGCTCGCGCCGCGGTGGAAGGTCTGAAGCACATGCAGCACCTGGATGTGTATGACCTGCAGGGCCTGCACGCCACCCTGTAA
- the glmM gene encoding phosphoglucosamine mutase: MSRKYFGTDGIRGRVGESPITPDFVLRLGYAAGRVLAHGGEAHGHGRPTVLIGKDTRLSGYMLEAALEAGFTAAGVDVLMSGPLPTPGVAYLTRALRLSAGVVISASHNPYYDNGIKFFSATGDKLPDEIELQIEAELEKPMAYAASDALGRARRIEDAAGRYIEFCKSTFPSDLNLFGMKVVLDSAHGAAYHIAPHVFHELGADVVSIGNQPNGRNINDGYGATAPGKLVEATREHQADIGLAFDGDADRLQVVDRNGRLYNGDELLYVMVQARRAAGQTVPGAVGTLMTNLAVELALKAQGVEFVRAKVGDRYVLEELKKNGWLLGGEGSGHLLCLDKHSTGDGIISALQVLAALRRSGQTLDEMLDGVRLFPQKLINVRVEKGFDWKSHAALQAALKTSEAELNGKGRVLIRPSGTEPVVRVMVEAQDAELANQYAERLAATLQ, from the coding sequence ATGTCCAGGAAGTATTTCGGCACCGACGGCATCCGTGGGCGTGTCGGTGAAAGCCCGATCACGCCGGATTTTGTGTTGCGCCTTGGTTATGCAGCCGGCCGTGTGTTGGCCCACGGTGGGGAAGCGCATGGCCACGGCCGTCCCACCGTGCTGATCGGTAAGGACACGCGCCTGTCGGGCTACATGCTGGAAGCCGCGTTGGAAGCGGGCTTTACAGCAGCCGGCGTGGACGTGCTGATGAGTGGCCCGCTGCCCACACCTGGCGTGGCGTATCTCACGCGTGCGCTGCGGTTGTCGGCGGGCGTGGTGATTTCTGCCTCACATAACCCGTATTACGATAACGGCATCAAGTTCTTCTCGGCCACCGGCGACAAGCTGCCGGATGAAATCGAGCTGCAGATCGAAGCCGAACTGGAAAAGCCGATGGCGTACGCTGCCTCTGATGCGCTGGGCCGTGCCCGTCGTATCGAGGATGCCGCTGGACGCTACATCGAATTCTGCAAGAGCACGTTCCCGAGCGACCTGAACCTGTTCGGAATGAAGGTCGTGCTGGACAGCGCGCATGGCGCGGCCTATCACATTGCACCGCACGTCTTCCACGAGCTGGGTGCGGACGTAGTATCGATCGGCAACCAGCCGAATGGCCGCAACATCAACGACGGCTATGGCGCGACGGCGCCGGGTAAGTTGGTTGAGGCTACGCGCGAGCATCAGGCTGACATCGGCCTGGCCTTTGATGGCGATGCCGACCGCCTGCAGGTGGTGGACCGCAATGGGCGCCTTTACAACGGCGATGAGCTGCTCTATGTGATGGTGCAGGCGCGCCGTGCGGCGGGCCAGACGGTGCCGGGTGCGGTTGGTACGCTCATGACCAATCTTGCCGTGGAACTCGCACTCAAGGCGCAGGGCGTGGAGTTCGTGCGCGCCAAGGTGGGCGATCGCTATGTGCTGGAGGAGCTGAAGAAGAATGGTTGGCTGCTCGGCGGCGAAGGTTCGGGCCACTTGCTCTGTCTGGACAAGCACAGCACGGGCGACGGCATCATTTCGGCGCTGCAGGTGCTTGCGGCATTGCGTCGCAGCGGCCAGACGCTGGACGAGATGCTCGACGGCGTGCGCCTGTTCCCTCAAAAGCTTATCAACGTGCGGGTCGAAAAGGGTTTCGATTGGAAATCGCACGCGGCCTTGCAGGCGGCTCTCAAGACGAGCGAGGCCGAGTTGAATGGCAAGGGGCGTGTGCTGATTCGCCCGTCGGGTACGGAGCCGGTCGTGCGCGTCATGGTGGAAGCGCAGGACGCTGAGCTGGCCAACCAATATGCGGAGCGTCTTGCCGCGACGTTGCAGTAA
- a CDS encoding DUF4149 domain-containing protein, with translation MPQRFFQLLATVWCGSLWTIGYIVAPTLFAMLDDRQLAGSIAGRLFHAEAWIGLATGCLLLLAATALVRRGEAGYRRLRWLVLAMLLCVLVGYFGLQPFMASLREQADALGVAVGDSPYRAQFGMLHGISSVFYLVQSLLGLALIWKAAGVRQAA, from the coding sequence ATGCCGCAGCGCTTCTTCCAGTTGCTTGCCACGGTATGGTGTGGTTCGCTCTGGACCATCGGTTACATCGTCGCGCCGACGCTGTTCGCGATGCTGGACGATCGTCAGCTGGCCGGCTCCATTGCCGGTCGGTTGTTTCATGCGGAAGCGTGGATCGGCCTGGCGACTGGGTGTTTGCTGCTGCTGGCTGCCACGGCGCTAGTGCGCCGCGGTGAGGCCGGATACCGGCGGCTGCGCTGGCTCGTGCTGGCGATGCTGCTGTGTGTGCTGGTGGGCTATTTCGGCTTGCAGCCGTTCATGGCTTCGCTGCGCGAACAGGCCGATGCGCTTGGCGTGGCGGTGGGGGATTCGCCTTACCGCGCACAGTTCGGCATGTTGCACGGCATATCGAGCGTGTTTTATCTGGTGCAGAGCCTTCTCGGGTTGGCCCTGATCTGGAAGGCGGCCGGCGTTCGGCAAGCCGCCTGA
- the greA gene encoding transcription elongation factor GreA — protein sequence MSTIPITKRGAEMLKEELHRLKTKERPAVVNAIAEARAQGDLSENADYDAAKERQGFIEGRIQEIESKLSAAQIIDPASLDADGRVVFGATIDLEDLDSGKPVTYQIVGDDEADLETGKISISSPIARALIGKFEGDVATVVAPGGEREYEVLAVKYL from the coding sequence ATGAGCACCATTCCGATTACCAAGCGCGGTGCCGAGATGCTGAAAGAAGAGCTTCACCGTCTGAAGACCAAGGAGCGTCCGGCCGTCGTCAATGCCATCGCCGAGGCACGTGCCCAGGGCGATCTTTCCGAAAACGCCGACTACGATGCTGCCAAGGAGCGCCAAGGCTTCATCGAAGGCCGCATCCAGGAAATCGAGAGCAAGCTGTCCGCTGCGCAGATCATCGATCCGGCCTCGCTGGATGCCGACGGCCGCGTGGTTTTTGGCGCCACCATCGATCTGGAAGATCTCGATTCGGGCAAGCCCGTTACGTATCAGATCGTCGGCGATGATGAGGCTGACCTGGAAACTGGCAAGATTTCGATCAGCTCGCCGATCGCTCGTGCGTTGATCGGCAAGTTCGAAGGCGATGTCGCTACCGTGGTCGCCCCGGGCGGCGAGCGCGAGTACGAAGTGCTGGCCGTCAAGTACCTCTAA
- a CDS encoding RlmE family RNA methyltransferase, protein MAKNKFNQSWLHDHINDPYVKLAQREGYRARAAYKLKEIDEQDKLIKPGQVIVDLGAAPGSWSQYVRNKLAASPRAKDGRIDGAIVAIDILPMEAIADVTFIQGDFREDDVFRQLEEIVLEATGGGKVDLVLSDMAPNLSGVASADAARMEHIAELAVEFAMAHLKPEGALLIKCFHGSGYSQIVEMFKRHFKIVAPRKPKASRDKSSETFLLGRQLKHSG, encoded by the coding sequence ATGGCAAAGAACAAGTTCAACCAGTCGTGGCTGCACGACCACATCAATGATCCGTACGTAAAGCTGGCGCAGCGCGAAGGCTATCGCGCGCGTGCGGCCTATAAGCTGAAAGAGATCGACGAGCAGGACAAGCTCATCAAGCCGGGTCAGGTTATCGTCGACCTTGGCGCCGCGCCGGGAAGCTGGAGCCAGTACGTGCGCAACAAGCTGGCCGCCTCGCCGCGCGCCAAAGACGGCCGGATCGACGGGGCCATCGTCGCCATCGACATCCTGCCGATGGAAGCCATCGCTGACGTCACCTTCATTCAGGGAGACTTCCGGGAGGACGACGTTTTCCGGCAACTGGAAGAAATCGTGCTGGAAGCCACCGGCGGGGGCAAAGTGGACCTTGTTTTGTCCGATATGGCCCCCAATCTCTCTGGTGTGGCGTCGGCAGACGCCGCGCGCATGGAGCACATCGCCGAGCTGGCTGTGGAATTTGCCATGGCGCACCTGAAACCTGAGGGCGCGCTGCTGATCAAATGTTTCCATGGCAGCGGCTATAGTCAGATCGTCGAGATGTTCAAGCGTCATTTCAAGATCGTGGCGCCGCGCAAGCCTAAAGCCTCCCGCGACAAATCGTCCGAAACATTCCTGTTGGGCCGCCAGCTCAAGCATTCCGGCTGA
- a CDS encoding YhbY family RNA-binding protein gives MPALILTPAQRSELRSEAHALNPVVIIGAEGLTKAVLAEIDRSLAAHGLIKIRVFGDDREARIELYDTICARLQAAPVQHIGKLLVIWREGPAYLKENQPRDLKPPRKTTVGAGPRSVTVRKPNPNSARRPKPVRLSVLGNERVTAGGNVKRAKPRQTSQKKKALS, from the coding sequence ATGCCCGCCCTTATCCTCACCCCTGCCCAACGATCGGAACTGCGCTCAGAAGCGCACGCGTTGAACCCGGTCGTCATCATCGGTGCGGAGGGTCTGACGAAGGCCGTTCTGGCCGAAATCGACCGCTCGCTGGCGGCCCACGGGCTGATCAAGATTCGCGTCTTCGGTGATGATCGCGAAGCCCGCATCGAACTCTATGACACCATCTGCGCCCGCCTACAGGCTGCCCCGGTACAGCACATCGGCAAGCTGCTGGTGATTTGGCGCGAGGGTCCGGCGTACCTGAAGGAAAACCAGCCGCGGGACCTCAAGCCGCCTCGCAAGACGACCGTTGGTGCCGGTCCGCGCTCGGTCACCGTGCGCAAGCCGAACCCGAACAGCGCACGCCGCCCGAAACCGGTCCGCCTCAGCGTGTTGGGTAACGAACGGGTCACGGCCGGCGGTAACGTCAAGCGTGCCAAACCGCGTCAAACCAGCCAGAAGAAGAAAGCGCTGTCCTGA
- the pstS gene encoding phosphate ABC transporter substrate-binding protein PstS → MKLVKTAIAGVAALAFAGAAFAVDITGAGATFPAPVYNKWAADYNKATNTKVNYQGIGSSGGIKQITAKTVDFGASDMPLKDEELAKDGLIQFPTVIGGVVPVINLPGVKPGELTLNGQLLGDIYLGKIKKWNDPAIAKLNPKAKLPDQDILVVRRADGSGTSFIFTNYLSKVNAEWKSKVGEGTTVNWPTGTGGKGNEGVAAFVQRLGGAVGYVEYAYAKQNKMTYVNLQNKSGAVVKPTAEAFKAAAAGAEWSKSYYQILTDEPGKDAWPIAGATFILLHKTQAKPEQGAEVMKFFDWAYKGGDDAAKSLDYVPLPDAVKNQIRATWKSSVKDASGKVVYN, encoded by the coding sequence ATGAAACTGGTCAAAACCGCAATCGCTGGCGTGGCTGCACTGGCTTTCGCCGGTGCCGCATTTGCTGTTGACATCACTGGCGCAGGCGCAACGTTCCCGGCACCCGTCTACAACAAGTGGGCGGCCGACTACAACAAGGCGACCAACACCAAGGTGAACTACCAAGGTATCGGTTCGTCGGGCGGCATCAAGCAGATCACCGCCAAGACCGTCGACTTCGGCGCATCGGACATGCCGTTGAAGGACGAAGAGCTGGCCAAGGATGGCCTGATCCAGTTCCCGACGGTGATCGGCGGCGTGGTGCCCGTGATCAACCTGCCGGGCGTGAAGCCGGGCGAGCTGACGCTGAATGGCCAATTGCTGGGTGATATCTACCTGGGCAAGATCAAGAAGTGGAACGATCCGGCCATCGCCAAGCTGAATCCGAAGGCCAAGCTGCCGGACCAGGACATCCTGGTGGTGCGTCGTGCTGACGGTTCGGGCACTTCATTCATCTTCACGAACTACCTGTCGAAGGTGAATGCCGAGTGGAAGAGCAAGGTCGGCGAAGGCACGACCGTGAACTGGCCGACGGGTACGGGTGGCAAGGGCAACGAAGGCGTGGCCGCTTTCGTGCAGCGTCTGGGTGGCGCAGTGGGCTACGTCGAGTACGCCTACGCCAAGCAGAACAAGATGACGTATGTGAACCTGCAGAATAAGTCGGGTGCCGTGGTGAAACCGACCGCAGAAGCCTTCAAGGCCGCAGCCGCCGGCGCCGAGTGGAGCAAGTCGTACTACCAGATCCTCACGGACGAACCGGGTAAGGACGCATGGCCGATCGCTGGTGCCACGTTCATCCTGCTGCACAAGACGCAAGCCAAGCCGGAGCAGGGCGCTGAAGTCATGAAGTTCTTCGACTGGGCCTACAAGGGTGGTGACGACGCCGCCAAGAGCCTGGACTACGTGCCGCTGCCGGACGCTGTGAAGAACCAGATCCGCGCAACGTGGAAGTCGAGCGTGAAGGATGCATCGGGCAAGGTTGTCTACAACTAA